A DNA window from Luteolibacter luteus contains the following coding sequences:
- a CDS encoding DNA-3-methyladenine glycosylase, with protein sequence MVVLRVMGFFLLPWPCSQEWRPRGSGIPMERLTAPFFERHPVTCSRELIGCLFQWKGCSGRIVETEAYTAEGDPACHTFFRPGARRFVEEHAVGTAYVYLNYGVHWLFNILVKGPGGAGFVLFRALEPVCGIETMMERRGRMDPRHLCSGPGKLTKSLGITGANHGTAFLDGPETGIFRGSNLGVVEGERIGISRARELPWRFHERGNAHVSR encoded by the coding sequence ATGGTGGTGCTGCGGGTCATGGGATTTTTTCTGCTACCTTGGCCTTGCTCGCAAGAGTGGAGGCCCCGAGGTTCCGGGATTCCCATGGAGCGTCTGACTGCCCCATTTTTCGAGCGCCACCCCGTTACTTGCTCACGGGAACTCATCGGCTGCCTGTTCCAATGGAAAGGCTGCTCCGGCCGGATTGTGGAAACGGAGGCCTATACCGCGGAGGGGGATCCCGCATGCCATACCTTTTTCCGGCCCGGTGCCAGGCGCTTTGTTGAAGAGCATGCCGTGGGGACTGCTTATGTGTACCTCAACTACGGCGTGCACTGGCTCTTCAACATCTTGGTCAAAGGCCCCGGGGGCGCCGGCTTCGTGCTTTTCCGCGCCTTGGAACCTGTCTGCGGGATAGAGACCATGATGGAGAGGCGCGGCAGGATGGACCCGCGCCATCTATGTTCGGGGCCAGGCAAGCTCACAAAATCGCTTGGAATTACGGGCGCAAACCACGGCACGGCATTTCTGGACGGGCCAGAAACCGGAATTTTCCGAGGCAGCAACCTGGGAGTGGTCGAAGGGGAGAGGATCGGAATTTCGCGAGCGAGGGAGCTCCCGTGGCGGTTCCACGAGAGGGGCAATGCCCACGTCAGCCGCTGA
- a CDS encoding Nif3-like dinuclear metal center hexameric protein: protein MVSLQEIVTYLDEELRIGDIPDYSGAVNGLQLENGGTVTKVAAAVDASLSVVQAAVAEGADLLVVHHGMFWQGTQPLTRAFYKKIKTAMDGGLAIYSAHLPLDVHPVLGNNALLMSALGFEPSGSFMDYKGLKVGLTVETVISRDELVRRVVASVGGPVHLSPGGPEDIRKIGVVTGGAGSEIAICTREGIDTFITGEGPHWSYPLAEELGVNLLYAGHYATETFGVKALAERLSRVFGLATAFIDRPTGL, encoded by the coding sequence ATGGTCAGCCTGCAGGAGATCGTCACGTATCTGGATGAAGAATTGAGAATCGGGGACATTCCCGACTACTCCGGCGCGGTCAATGGCCTGCAGCTTGAGAATGGCGGCACGGTCACCAAGGTCGCTGCGGCCGTGGATGCCTCGCTCTCCGTGGTCCAAGCTGCCGTAGCCGAGGGCGCGGATCTGCTCGTCGTTCATCACGGGATGTTCTGGCAGGGCACGCAGCCGCTGACCCGTGCATTCTATAAGAAGATCAAGACTGCCATGGATGGCGGCCTTGCCATCTATTCGGCTCATCTTCCTTTGGACGTTCACCCCGTGCTGGGAAACAACGCCCTTCTCATGAGCGCCCTTGGCTTCGAGCCGAGCGGCAGCTTCATGGATTACAAGGGGCTCAAGGTGGGCCTGACGGTAGAGACGGTGATTTCTAGGGACGAGCTTGTGAGAAGGGTGGTGGCCTCCGTAGGTGGTCCCGTTCATCTATCCCCGGGTGGACCGGAAGACATTAGAAAGATAGGGGTCGTCACGGGTGGCGCGGGTTCGGAGATTGCGATCTGCACGCGGGAGGGGATTGATACTTTCATCACCGGCGAAGGTCCGCATTGGAGCTATCCCTTGGCGGAAGAGCTGGGCGTAAACCTTCTCTACGCGGGGCATTACGCCACGGAGACCTTTGGGGTGAAGGCGCTCGCCGAACGGCTGAGTCGCGTTTTCGGGCTCGCCACCGCGTTCATTGATCGCCCGACAGGTCTGTAG
- a CDS encoding RluA family pseudouridine synthase yields the protein MIDESDDWIVVEKPAPLAVHPANGKVEPTLLGGLEELLIYERANGARLSILTRLDRETSGLVLVAKNATAARHFSFQFQDRMVQKEYLAIVHGWPEWDELRVEASIIRGGGAIWLRQVVDPSGRDCVTAFRVEGRFSNALGQFAVLRCFPETGRMHQIRVHLEHAGYPLVGDKIYGTDGSPYLEQISGGLSDVSAARLILPRHALHACLLAVEWEGKRIEWRSQLPADLAAFAGNAR from the coding sequence GTGATCGACGAATCGGATGACTGGATCGTCGTCGAGAAGCCCGCGCCCCTCGCCGTCCATCCTGCAAATGGCAAGGTCGAGCCGACCCTGCTGGGCGGCCTGGAAGAACTGCTCATCTATGAGCGGGCGAATGGCGCTCGGCTTTCGATCCTGACCCGCTTGGACCGCGAAACCAGCGGGCTCGTGCTGGTGGCGAAGAATGCCACGGCGGCCCGCCACTTCTCCTTCCAGTTCCAGGATAGGATGGTGCAGAAGGAATATCTCGCGATCGTCCACGGCTGGCCGGAATGGGACGAACTCCGGGTGGAAGCTTCGATTATCAGAGGCGGTGGGGCCATCTGGCTACGGCAGGTGGTCGATCCAAGCGGACGGGATTGCGTGACGGCATTCCGGGTCGAGGGGCGTTTCTCCAATGCCCTTGGCCAATTCGCGGTGCTGCGCTGTTTCCCGGAAACCGGGCGGATGCATCAGATCCGTGTCCATCTCGAGCACGCCGGATACCCCTTGGTGGGCGACAAGATTTATGGAACTGACGGAAGCCCCTATCTGGAGCAGATCTCAGGCGGCTTGTCCGATGTCTCCGCGGCCCGCCTGATCTTGCCGCGTCATGCCCTGCATGCCTGCCTGCTGGCGGTGGAGTGGGAGGGAAAGCGGATCGAATGGCGATCGCAACTACCAGCGGATCTTGCCGCCTTCGCAGGAAATGCCCGATAA
- a CDS encoding bifunctional UDP-3-O-[3-hydroxymyristoyl] N-acetylglucosamine deacetylase/3-hydroxyacyl-ACP dehydratase, translating into MSADAQHTLATAATLEGTSLHTGAKVTLTLKPAPADHGFKFRRVDLPDQPFIDADADKVQTVERATTIAEGSVKVHTVEHVLSALTGMGIDNAIIEMDANEPPIGDGSARPFVELIKKAGIAKQDALRKVWEIREPIHQESGDGTLITIVPSKTFRVSVTNVGPDGRFTQYFSSEVNPETYEKEIAPARTFVYYEDVKPLLDKGLIKGGSLESAIVIRGEQVMTKEPLRFTNEFARHKALDVIGDLILSGKRILGHVIAVKPGHGPNSKLAATLKREYNRVRSLAAPFQLPTGETVLDINDVLKILPHRYPFLMVDRIIDMVGDSKCTGVKNVTINEPYFIGHFPGHPIMPGVLQLEAMAQVSSVLMLRKPENAGKIGYFMSADDVKWRRPVLPGDTLYIEAEVMKIRGSIGQTKCRCLVGGEVASEAELKFALVQQ; encoded by the coding sequence ATGTCCGCCGACGCGCAGCACACCCTTGCCACCGCCGCCACCCTTGAAGGGACCTCTCTCCACACCGGGGCCAAGGTCACCCTGACCCTGAAGCCCGCTCCCGCCGACCATGGCTTCAAGTTCCGCCGCGTCGATCTGCCGGACCAGCCTTTCATCGATGCCGATGCCGACAAGGTTCAGACCGTCGAACGCGCGACCACCATCGCCGAGGGCTCGGTCAAAGTGCACACGGTCGAGCATGTCCTCTCCGCCCTCACCGGCATGGGCATCGACAATGCGATCATCGAGATGGACGCGAACGAGCCGCCGATCGGTGATGGTTCGGCCCGTCCTTTCGTCGAGCTGATCAAGAAGGCCGGCATCGCCAAGCAGGATGCCCTGCGGAAAGTCTGGGAAATCCGCGAGCCGATCCATCAGGAAAGCGGCGATGGCACCCTGATCACCATCGTACCGAGCAAGACCTTCCGCGTGTCCGTCACGAATGTCGGTCCGGACGGTCGCTTCACCCAGTATTTCTCCTCCGAGGTCAATCCCGAGACCTACGAGAAGGAAATCGCTCCGGCGCGCACCTTTGTTTACTACGAGGATGTGAAGCCCCTGCTCGACAAAGGCCTCATCAAGGGCGGCTCGCTCGAAAGCGCGATCGTCATCCGTGGCGAGCAGGTCATGACCAAGGAGCCGCTGCGCTTCACGAATGAATTCGCCCGCCACAAGGCGCTCGATGTGATCGGCGACCTGATCCTGAGCGGCAAGCGCATCCTCGGCCACGTCATCGCCGTGAAACCGGGCCACGGTCCGAACTCGAAACTCGCCGCGACGCTCAAGCGCGAATACAACCGCGTGCGCTCGCTCGCCGCACCCTTCCAGCTTCCCACCGGCGAGACCGTCCTGGACATCAATGACGTCCTCAAGATCCTGCCGCACCGCTATCCTTTCCTGATGGTGGACCGCATCATCGACATGGTAGGCGACTCGAAGTGCACCGGCGTGAAGAACGTCACCATCAACGAGCCTTACTTCATCGGTCACTTCCCAGGCCACCCGATCATGCCGGGCGTGCTGCAGCTCGAAGCGATGGCGCAGGTCTCCAGCGTGCTGATGCTCCGCAAGCCGGAGAACGCTGGAAAGATCGGCTATTTCATGAGCGCCGACGATGTGAAGTGGCGCCGCCCGGTACTGCCCGGCGACACGCTCTACATCGAAGCGGAAGTCATGAAGATCCGCGGCTCCATCGGCCAGACCAAGTGCCGCTGCCTTGTCGGTGGCGAAGTGGCCTCCGAGGCGGAACTGAAGTTCGCCCTAGTGCAGCAGTAA
- a CDS encoding class I SAM-dependent methyltransferase — translation MTPAIPFSYPGIEADVQRLGDLLRMAFRTAGWVAPEKPAILNLACGRADETGVLLTAAAPFAKELFYLGIDLRPVEAAEGKARWVPAAPPGWQLDFRAGDASRTDRMKQLPPFDLVFIRHQNYWHDPGTWLVLFRNALGCLKPGGLMVITSYFDREHELAMACLQECGATKLADIHHPDARALPDAPSKSVDRRMGVFRI, via the coding sequence GTGACTCCGGCCATTCCCTTCAGCTACCCCGGCATCGAGGCCGACGTCCAGCGCCTCGGCGACCTTCTCAGGATGGCATTTCGCACGGCGGGCTGGGTCGCTCCGGAGAAACCCGCGATCCTGAATCTTGCCTGTGGCCGGGCGGACGAAACCGGGGTGCTTTTGACTGCCGCTGCTCCCTTCGCAAAAGAGTTGTTCTATCTCGGCATCGACCTCCGCCCGGTGGAGGCCGCCGAGGGCAAGGCCCGCTGGGTTCCCGCTGCCCCGCCGGGATGGCAGCTCGATTTCCGCGCGGGCGACGCCTCACGCACCGACCGGATGAAGCAGCTCCCGCCCTTTGATCTCGTCTTCATCCGTCACCAGAACTACTGGCATGACCCCGGGACTTGGCTGGTGCTCTTCCGGAATGCCCTCGGCTGCCTGAAGCCGGGTGGCCTAATGGTCATCACCTCCTACTTCGATCGCGAGCATGAGCTGGCGATGGCCTGCCTGCAGGAATGCGGGGCGACCAAGCTCGCGGATATCCATCATCCGGATGCTAGGGCGCTACCGGATGCGCCAAGTAAGTCGGTGGACCGGCGGATGGGAGTATTCCGTATATGA
- a CDS encoding phosphotransferase enzyme family protein: protein MVPATSPVRPVDASLQASIAHIANQFAIQGDFVDGEEIESGHINSTYRATFETADGDRQRYILQRINERVFKDPVAVMRNVECVTRHINWKVLRVKKDLGGQTLNLYPGRGGKSWVIGPNGGVWRCYNSIEGCVTYDIIENTRQAYQAARAFGSFQDLVSDLPPSEIEETIPDFHHTRKRFERLMKMADADPHGRAGSVGEELEFVRQRERDVDVVLDLLATHAIPTRITHNDTKINNVMIDADSDEAVCVIDLDTVMPGASLYDFGDLIRTATSPAAEDEQDLSKVVMQMPMFEALVDGYLDASSDFINDAEAEHLAFSGKLITMETGIRFLTDFLEGDVYFKTHREGHNLDRARTQLKLVAEIERQQHAMEKFVGKVRKGRR from the coding sequence ATGGTTCCCGCTACTTCTCCTGTCCGCCCAGTCGATGCCTCCTTGCAGGCATCCATCGCCCATATTGCCAATCAATTTGCGATCCAAGGGGACTTCGTCGATGGGGAGGAGATCGAGAGCGGCCACATCAATTCGACCTATCGGGCGACCTTCGAGACCGCCGACGGCGACCGCCAGCGCTACATCCTGCAACGGATCAACGAGCGGGTTTTCAAAGACCCGGTGGCGGTGATGCGGAACGTGGAGTGCGTGACCCGTCATATCAACTGGAAGGTCCTGCGCGTGAAGAAGGACCTCGGCGGGCAGACGCTGAACCTCTATCCGGGGCGTGGTGGCAAGTCCTGGGTCATCGGACCAAATGGCGGAGTGTGGCGCTGCTACAATTCGATCGAGGGCTGCGTGACCTACGACATCATCGAGAATACACGTCAGGCCTACCAAGCCGCGCGGGCCTTCGGATCCTTCCAAGACCTGGTGAGCGACCTGCCCCCGAGCGAGATCGAGGAAACCATCCCGGATTTCCACCACACCCGGAAGCGCTTCGAGCGGCTGATGAAGATGGCCGATGCCGATCCACATGGCCGTGCCGGTTCGGTCGGCGAGGAGCTGGAGTTCGTGCGCCAGCGTGAAAGGGATGTGGACGTGGTGTTGGATCTCCTGGCCACCCACGCGATCCCGACCCGCATCACGCACAATGACACGAAGATCAACAACGTGATGATCGACGCTGATTCCGATGAAGCGGTCTGTGTGATCGATCTGGACACGGTGATGCCGGGGGCTTCGCTTTACGACTTTGGTGATCTGATCCGCACCGCCACCAGTCCGGCGGCAGAAGACGAGCAGGATCTTTCGAAGGTCGTGATGCAGATGCCGATGTTCGAAGCGCTGGTCGATGGCTACTTGGATGCCAGTTCCGATTTCATCAACGATGCGGAGGCCGAGCATCTCGCCTTCAGCGGCAAGCTGATCACCATGGAGACGGGTATCCGTTTCCTCACGGACTTCCTCGAAGGCGACGTTTATTTCAAAACCCATCGCGAAGGACACAATCTCGATCGCGCCCGAACCCAGCTGAAGCTCGTCGCGGAAATCGAGCGCCAGCAACATGCGATGGAGAAGTTTGTCGGGAAAGTGCGCAAAGGGCGGCGCTAG
- a CDS encoding GtrA family protein, which yields MTSLLFRFFRFGCVGAAASLVHLGVVAALVPLGLPPAGANVLAFLAAFQVSYYGHRGWTFRHPGGAATYARMFVVALGTFSFNEAAYLWMLHHVALDYRISLALVLGVQAILTFVLARTWVFQGASSQ from the coding sequence GTGACCTCTTTGCTCTTCAGATTTTTCCGTTTCGGTTGTGTGGGTGCCGCCGCTTCGCTCGTGCATCTGGGCGTGGTGGCGGCACTCGTTCCGCTGGGGCTGCCGCCGGCAGGGGCAAACGTGCTGGCATTCCTGGCGGCCTTTCAAGTGAGCTACTATGGTCATCGTGGCTGGACTTTCCGTCATCCCGGCGGGGCAGCTACCTATGCTCGGATGTTTGTCGTCGCCCTAGGCACCTTTTCCTTCAATGAGGCGGCCTATCTCTGGATGCTGCATCATGTCGCGCTCGACTATCGGATCAGCCTCGCCCTTGTTCTGGGCGTGCAGGCGATCCTTACCTTTGTCTTGGCCCGCACATGGGTCTTCCAAGGCGCAAGCAGCCAGTAG
- a CDS encoding glycosyltransferase family 2 protein has protein sequence MKPSTLAVAGLPLTVRPSITCVVPAFNEKDGIAAFLTGLCEHLSALTEHYDVIVVDDGSRDGTGLEVIAASGGLPVRLLSLSRNFGKESAISAGLDEAGGEVVVIIDADFQQPFHVIDEFIRKWQQGYDMVYGLRTNRDTDPPLRRFLSRMFYKTLSRWSSVDIPADAGDFRLLDRRVVKALKDLPERSRFMKGLYNWVGFRSVAVPFVYGERREGKSKFNFPRLFDLAMTGLTSFSAFPLRLWVAAGTMISSGSILYAGWIILRTLTQGSHVPGWASLAVAVSFLGGVQLLSIGILGEYVARIFTEVKGRPNYVVAERHGFTAETRDS, from the coding sequence ATGAAGCCATCGACATTGGCCGTGGCCGGCCTTCCCCTCACGGTTCGGCCCTCCATCACTTGCGTGGTACCCGCATTTAACGAGAAGGATGGCATCGCCGCCTTTCTCACGGGGCTGTGCGAACATCTTTCCGCGCTGACGGAACATTACGACGTGATCGTGGTGGACGACGGCAGCCGCGACGGGACCGGTCTGGAAGTGATCGCCGCTTCCGGCGGATTGCCAGTACGCCTGCTTTCGCTCTCCCGGAATTTCGGCAAGGAGTCCGCGATCAGCGCGGGACTGGACGAAGCTGGCGGCGAGGTGGTGGTCATCATCGATGCCGATTTCCAACAGCCTTTCCATGTCATCGACGAATTCATCAGGAAGTGGCAACAGGGCTATGACATGGTTTACGGCTTGCGGACGAACCGTGATACCGATCCGCCCTTGCGCCGCTTTCTGAGCCGCATGTTCTACAAGACGCTTAGCCGATGGTCTTCCGTGGATATCCCCGCGGATGCAGGCGACTTCCGCCTTCTGGATCGCAGGGTGGTGAAAGCCTTGAAGGATCTCCCGGAACGCAGCCGCTTCATGAAGGGCCTCTATAACTGGGTGGGCTTCCGTTCGGTGGCAGTGCCCTTCGTCTACGGAGAAAGAAGGGAGGGGAAATCGAAGTTCAATTTCCCGCGGCTCTTCGATCTCGCGATGACCGGCTTGACCTCGTTTTCCGCCTTTCCGCTTCGCCTGTGGGTCGCGGCGGGCACGATGATTTCCAGCGGTTCGATCCTCTATGCGGGATGGATCATCCTCAGGACGCTTACACAGGGGAGCCACGTGCCGGGATGGGCTTCTCTGGCGGTGGCCGTGAGCTTTCTCGGCGGTGTGCAGCTGCTTTCGATCGGGATATTGGGTGAATACGTCGCGCGGATCTTTACCGAGGTGAAGGGACGCCCGAATTACGTGGTCGCGGAGCGCCACGGCTTCACGGCAGAGACACGGGACTCGTGA
- a CDS encoding ArnT family glycosyltransferase: protein MSLPATPRSRMGWLLGFLLIARVLLLVVAPHTDPSESRYAEIARKMVETGDWITPQFDYGVPFWAKPPLSIWMSALGIALFGVNEFGSRIFLFVAALMVLLLVSRAARRELGRNASVAAPAFLMGMPLFFFCSAAVMTDIALLLGTTLSMVCFREALRSGSRWSGYGFFAGLAIGLLAKGPLALVIVLPPLAGWVFLTRSIWRTWEKIPWITGVLLMLALSVPWYVAAERKTPGFIEYFLIGEHWKRFTVRGWQGDLYGNAHPVTPGMIWVYLALGSAPWCLGLLGLLPFRWQRFRLWAMDQDARGLYWVLWLLWPVAFFTSARNIIATYPLPALPALALLLAGIPPQEGGLPFWKRFHPAGRLVVGMGVVLVCWAIVVTVIAPSHSPKHSERSLVQRFKKERKAGDLLIYYGPRKYSAEFYTDGSVLSTTSANELLAAMDAPGRCFVALPSWWMTMVPAPVKRRLKLVGSWGSGPSLYLERTDMPDMAGIDPSKTSPIGN, encoded by the coding sequence ATGAGTTTACCTGCCACGCCTCGCAGCCGCATGGGATGGTTGCTGGGCTTTCTCTTGATTGCCCGCGTGCTTTTGCTGGTGGTGGCTCCGCATACGGATCCTTCCGAATCCCGCTATGCGGAGATCGCGCGGAAGATGGTGGAGACGGGAGACTGGATCACACCGCAGTTCGACTATGGGGTGCCATTCTGGGCGAAACCACCGCTCTCGATCTGGATGTCCGCCCTGGGCATCGCGCTTTTCGGGGTGAATGAATTCGGTTCGCGGATCTTTCTTTTTGTGGCGGCGCTGATGGTTCTCCTTCTGGTGTCGCGAGCCGCGAGACGGGAACTCGGCCGGAATGCTTCAGTCGCGGCACCCGCCTTCCTCATGGGAATGCCGTTGTTCTTCTTCTGCTCGGCCGCGGTGATGACGGATATCGCGTTGCTGCTTGGGACGACGCTTTCGATGGTGTGCTTCCGTGAAGCGCTTCGCAGTGGATCACGATGGAGCGGCTACGGATTCTTTGCAGGGCTGGCCATCGGGCTGTTGGCGAAGGGGCCGCTTGCCTTGGTGATCGTGCTGCCGCCCCTGGCGGGCTGGGTGTTTCTCACGCGCAGCATCTGGAGGACATGGGAGAAGATTCCTTGGATCACAGGCGTCTTGCTGATGCTGGCCTTGTCGGTGCCATGGTATGTGGCGGCGGAGAGGAAGACCCCGGGCTTTATCGAGTACTTCCTGATCGGCGAGCATTGGAAGCGATTTACGGTGCGTGGCTGGCAGGGGGATCTTTACGGGAATGCCCATCCCGTGACGCCGGGAATGATCTGGGTATATCTGGCGCTCGGATCGGCTCCCTGGTGCCTTGGGCTGCTGGGCTTGCTTCCCTTCCGCTGGCAGCGTTTCCGGTTGTGGGCGATGGATCAGGATGCCCGCGGGCTTTACTGGGTGCTGTGGCTGCTCTGGCCGGTCGCGTTCTTCACTTCCGCCCGGAACATCATCGCGACTTATCCGCTTCCCGCATTGCCGGCACTGGCCCTTTTGCTTGCAGGTATTCCTCCCCAGGAGGGAGGTCTTCCTTTCTGGAAACGCTTTCATCCTGCCGGCCGGCTGGTCGTTGGCATGGGGGTCGTCCTCGTCTGCTGGGCCATCGTGGTCACCGTCATCGCTCCCTCGCATTCACCGAAGCATTCGGAGAGATCCCTGGTGCAACGTTTCAAAAAGGAACGGAAGGCGGGCGATTTGCTCATCTACTATGGTCCCCGTAAATATTCCGCGGAGTTCTACACGGATGGTTCGGTGTTGAGCACCACCTCGGCGAATGAACTGCTGGCTGCGATGGATGCTCCGGGACGCTGTTTCGTGGCACTGCCTTCCTGGTGGATGACCATGGTTCCCGCGCCCGTGAAAAGGCGGCTCAAACTGGTAGGAAGCTGGGGCTCCGGCCCATCCCTCTATCTGGAACGCACCGATATGCCGGACATGGCCGGCATCGATCCTTCGAAGACGTCACCCATTGGAAACTGA
- a CDS encoding EamA family transporter, with protein sequence MSWIVWALLSAFFAGVTAVLAKAGVANLDPNLAIAVRTSVVLVLVWSLAFATAKPSAVLEIPRQAWLPLVLSGLATGASWLCYFHALKLGEVSRVAALDKLGVVFAILLAVVFLKERLGWQQAAGALLIVTGALVLAWPRH encoded by the coding sequence ATGAGCTGGATTGTATGGGCCTTGCTCTCCGCGTTCTTCGCCGGAGTCACCGCCGTCCTCGCGAAGGCGGGCGTGGCAAACCTCGATCCGAATCTCGCCATCGCGGTACGCACCAGCGTGGTACTGGTCCTTGTCTGGAGCCTCGCGTTCGCAACGGCGAAGCCGTCGGCCGTGCTGGAAATTCCCCGGCAAGCATGGCTTCCGCTCGTTTTGTCAGGCTTGGCGACAGGCGCGTCGTGGCTGTGCTATTTCCATGCGTTGAAACTCGGGGAGGTTTCCCGTGTCGCTGCTCTCGACAAGCTGGGCGTGGTTTTCGCGATCCTTCTCGCGGTGGTCTTTCTCAAGGAACGTCTGGGCTGGCAGCAGGCCGCGGGTGCCTTGCTTATCGTGACAGGGGCGCTTGTGTTGGCTTGGCCTCGGCACTGA
- a CDS encoding sensor histidine kinase: MSSPSIRRSLLVRCGVGVGVLLCVLSATVYLLVESSLYSETDEAIKETAALLANQVELENDAITYEWEEGLGANQTLVAGALFQFWNEKTGSTSRSPGLRWRDLPKFTGVDGAPLMRNIQLSDGHHARALGLRIYPFVLEEEVEAMKARGTLVDRKTLPQILVVARDAEPVHRALQHLRWILIGGSLLTLGLGYVLIERAVGSSLRPIYELSGQVQDRSSHRLDEPLDLPEDLPSELTGLATHFNRLLSRVAAIRQREKDFIRHAAHELRTPIAGLRATTDLALSQNRDASTYAAHLQTCQKSAVELGELVKRLSALARIGSDVAPAVLEPVELIGAIEACWEPFGLRAEARSLGIHLLLPGDPLTAVADPALLRIILNNLFDNAISYTSPRGEIWIKVVKADGRAEISVRNTTGEEPIDTERLFEPLFRRETSRHDAGSHLGVGLTLSLEAAKAMRGDLRARSEKGEIEFILSVPASDRDEG; the protein is encoded by the coding sequence ATGAGTTCTCCCTCCATCCGGCGTTCGCTGCTTGTCCGTTGCGGGGTCGGCGTGGGAGTCCTGCTCTGTGTGCTTTCGGCCACGGTCTATCTTCTGGTGGAGAGCAGCCTTTACAGTGAGACCGACGAAGCCATCAAGGAGACGGCGGCGCTTTTGGCAAACCAGGTGGAACTGGAAAACGATGCCATCACCTACGAATGGGAAGAGGGGCTCGGCGCGAATCAGACTTTGGTGGCGGGAGCCTTGTTCCAATTCTGGAACGAGAAGACCGGATCCACCAGCCGCTCGCCCGGACTGCGTTGGCGGGATCTGCCGAAGTTCACGGGCGTGGACGGTGCTCCGCTGATGAGGAATATCCAGCTTTCGGACGGCCATCATGCCCGGGCGCTCGGCCTGCGGATCTATCCCTTCGTGCTCGAGGAGGAGGTGGAGGCGATGAAGGCGCGCGGCACCCTGGTAGATCGGAAAACCTTGCCCCAGATCCTCGTGGTGGCGCGTGATGCGGAGCCGGTGCATCGGGCCCTGCAGCATCTGCGCTGGATTCTGATCGGGGGGAGCTTGCTTACCCTAGGGCTCGGGTATGTACTCATTGAGCGCGCGGTAGGCTCTTCCTTGCGACCGATCTACGAACTCTCGGGTCAGGTGCAGGACCGGTCCTCGCATCGTCTCGATGAGCCTTTGGATTTGCCGGAAGACCTGCCTAGTGAGCTGACTGGCCTTGCGACCCACTTCAATCGCTTGCTCTCCAGGGTAGCTGCCATCCGGCAACGCGAGAAGGACTTCATCCGCCATGCGGCGCATGAATTGCGGACTCCCATCGCGGGCTTGCGTGCCACTACCGATCTCGCGCTTTCGCAAAATCGTGATGCCTCCACTTATGCCGCCCACCTGCAGACTTGCCAGAAGTCCGCGGTGGAACTCGGGGAACTGGTGAAACGTCTTTCCGCGCTGGCGCGCATCGGCAGCGATGTGGCTCCCGCGGTGCTGGAGCCCGTCGAATTGATTGGGGCGATCGAAGCCTGTTGGGAGCCTTTCGGCTTGAGGGCGGAGGCGCGGAGCTTGGGTATCCACCTTCTACTTCCCGGAGACCCCCTGACGGCTGTCGCTGACCCCGCGCTTCTCCGCATCATCCTGAACAATCTTTTCGACAACGCGATTTCCTACACCAGTCCTCGCGGAGAGATCTGGATCAAGGTGGTCAAGGCGGATGGACGGGCGGAAATTTCCGTGAGGAACACGACCGGAGAAGAGCCGATCGATACGGAGCGCCTTTTCGAGCCGCTGTTTCGCCGCGAGACCTCCCGTCACGATGCGGGCTCGCATCTGGGTGTGGGACTAACCTTGAGCCTGGAGGCAGCGAAGGCGATGCGAGGAGATCTGCGGGCGCGGAGCGAGAAAGGCGAAATTGAATTCATCCTCTCGGTCCCCGCGTCAGACCGGGACGAAGGATAA